One Candidatus Dormiibacterota bacterium genomic window, GCGCCTGGCAAAGATCAGCATGCCCAGGCCAATGAATACCAGCGGCCAGACGAGAGCGACCCCTAGGTAATCCCATGGCACCATGTGCGTGAAGCCGCCGGCAACATACGCCTGGGTGGCTCCAAACGAGGGGAAATAGGTGAGGACGTCCTTGTTGGCCAACGGGTTGCCCACCGGGTTCTGCATGAACGTATCGATGAGGCTGACCATGATGATTACGAAGAAGCCCTCGAGCTCGCCGCGGACGAGCACGCCGAGGAGAAAGCCGAGGGCTCCGTAGGCGATGCCGGTCGAGGCCAGGCCAAGAAAGACGACCAGGACCGACTCCGGTCGGAAGAAGAGCAGCAGCACAAGTGTTGCGTAGCCGGTGACCGCACATGTGGCCACCGCCACTGCGGTGAGTTTGGCGGCCAGGAGGATGCGCTGCGGGTAGCCGCAGAGCACCAGGCGGTGGTCGAAGCTGATGCCTCGTTTGGTGGTGCTGAAGATGAGAAAGCCGACGATGATCGTGATCGCGTTCAGTCCCGCGGTGAGTACCGTAATCTCTTGCGAGTCGACGCTCAGGAAACCTCCCGTCGGACGGAAGCGGAACGAGACGGGGTCGTGCGGCATGATCGCCACCATCAGCACGTACCAGATCGGGACGAAGACGACGAGGAGGAAGAGCGCGGTTCGGTTGCGCAGATACTCCGCGGTGATGAAGCGAACCGCCGTGCGATAGCGGTGAGGATGCGGTAAGGGATGCCTCATGGCCTGTCCTCCTGAACCCGACCGGACCGGAGCCGCAGGATCCGGTCGAAACGCTCGCGCTCGAAGAGCAGATGGGACACCACCACGATCGAACGGCCCTCTTTGGTGAGATCCCCGACCAGCTCCCAGAAGCAGAGGTAAGTCTCCCAGTCGAACCCCTGGTATGGCTCGTCGAGGAGCAGCACCGGGGGACGCTGCATCAGCGCCAGGGTGAGATTCAGCTTCTGGCTGGTGCCTCCGCTGAGTGCCCTGACCGCGGTGGCGCGATACTCGGAGAAGCCGAGCCGGGCGATCAGCTCGTCGGCGTAGCCGAGGTCCAGGGTGTCATAGGCCGCGGCGAAGTAGGCCAGGTGCTGATCGACGGTCAAGGCCTCGTTGAGCACGGGTCGCTGCGGGCAGTAGCCGAGTGGAGCGTGGCGGATCACCGCGCCGCCAGTGGGGCGAAGCTCGCCGGCGAGGATGCGCAGCAGCGTCGACTTGCCCGATCCGTTCTCGCCGACGATTCCAACCAGGGTGCCGGGCGCGATGGCGAAGCTGAGGCCGTCGAGGACGGTCCGCCGTCCGTAGGCGTGGCGAAGGCCCTGTGCCTCGAGCACGCTGGCTGCCAGCGATGTCCGGGCCGCCCGCGGCTGGTCCGGCGGAGTGGTCACCATTCCCTGCACCGGCATGGGTGCAGCCTATGCCCGCCTCGTCCAGTGTGGAAAGGGCGCGGACATCCCTGTTGCTGCACATGCAGTCATCCGCTGCCTTCGCAGGGCAGCCCCGACGCAGGATGGTTGAACCGAGTCCATCGTTTTCGGGCACGGTGCCCCTTTGATCCCGGCGGCGGCCCGCGCCGAGGCGATCCGCGACATCACCGCCGCCCTCGAGGCGCGCCGCGACATCACCGCCGCCCTCGAGGCGCGCGAGCTCCCAACCATGGATTTCACGCGCTTTCCGCTCGACCGGATCGCTGCCGCCCACGATGCGGTCGAATGAAGCGCGGTCGGCAAAGTCCTATCGACATCCCCTAGCGTTAACTCCCCTCGCCCTGGATTAGATCCTCGAGCAGGACCGTGGCGACCGGCCCGCACTCGGGCGACAGCTTCAGGGTCGTGATCGTCATTTCGCCTCGACCCTGCCTGAAGGTCCAGAGCAGCGCGGCGGGGGCATGCAACCAGGCGACGAACACGCCGGCCGGCACCTCGTCCGCGTGCCGAAGCGGTTGATAGCCGCGCAAGACGTGGTCAGGGATTACCTCCTGATAGGCGAAGTCCAGCGGGTTGCGCTCCGGCAGGTCCGGGAAGCGTCCCGGCAGGATCCAGTTGAATGTGCTGATCCAGTCCCCCTCCCAGGGGTTTGGCGGATCGCAGTCTGGATCGGACATGCGACGCGGCCAGATCCGGACCTCACGCTCCAACGCGACCCCCCCTGGAACCGCGGCGCGGCTTCGCACCAGGAGGAGCACCCGTCCACCACCGTCGGCGAATTCCCGCGCCTCGGCTGTGAGCTCGGTCGTGATCAACAGCCGTGCTCCGTCGCGCGCGACCCGCTGATGGCCGAGCTCGCGCAAACGCTCGTCCAGTTTCCAGATGCCGAGCGGATCTTCGATCGCGATATGGCGCGAGGCTCCGGTGCGCTTCCGAGATGATGGCAGGACTGCCAGCGACCAGCTGCCCCGCGCCACCGCGCTGCCCTGCGCATCGACGCACGAGAGTCCAAGGTTCGCGCCGGTCTCCCCCGCCACCTCGGGCAGGCTGACGCGGAGCCGCACGCTGTGGTGCGTCCGGGCCGCGAGCGACGCAATCGGCAGCACGCCGTCGACCCGATGCCCGCCGTCGAGGGTCAGCGTCCAGGTGACCTGCAAGCCGGACTGGTGCGTGGCGGGTGACGCAACCACGATCTCGCATGTCACCTCGTCCCCTCCCCAGTAATCGCGACGGGGCAGGTCGGCGATCAGGACGGTTGGGCCATTCAGCTCCGCGAGGCGATCGTGAAAGACCTTGCGTCCCCTCGCCAGGTCGAGCAGCCCGTTCGCTTCCCAGTACGCGTCCGTCAACTCCGTGATGACATGGCCGCGGATCTCCGGGTGACGGCGCAATTCGCCGATCTCATACTGCAGCGCCTCGAACTGCCGCCACTGGGTGGCCGCCGCGAGCGCCGGCCAATCGCGCCAGATCCGCCCCAGCCCCAGGTCATGAAATCGCTGCTCGACGCCACCCGGCCGGCACAGTTGCCGCCCGGTCTCGAACCACCAGGGTGCCGTACCGTCGGCGTCGCGCATCCTCGAGATATCGGGCAGCCCCCAATTGCCGAACTCACTCATCATCAGCGGCTCGTCGCCTCGCGGGCGGGCGTCCCCGTATGGGCTCCACAGCCAAGCTGGCCGGCGGACCATGTCACCGACGAGGTTCCGCCAGCGCACCGCGCCATCCGGCATGGAAGAGTACGCGTGAAAGTCGGCGATGTCGGTCGCCAGGTGAAAGTTCGGCTTAGCGCTGGTATCGCAGGCGGAGTTGTCGACGACCAGGCGGGTGGGATCGAGCTGCTTCAGCCAGTCATACATCTCCAGCAGCCAGCGCCGGTCGCGCGCCTCCTCCTGCAGGCGCGTCCCCCAGTCTTCATTGATGATCGTCCAGATCACGATCGACGGGTGATGGGCCATCGCCTCCACCATCGCCTGCAGCGTCGCCTTCCCCCGGCTTGCCGCTGCCGTGCTGAAGCGGCTCCAGCTCGGCAACTCGCACCAGAGCAGCACGCCGGCCTCGTCGGCGGCATCGAGATAGGCAGGGTCGGGAACCTTGATGTGGCAGCGCACGAGATTCAGCCCCATCTCTTTCACCCGCTGAAATTGCTCGCGGTAGTAGGCCTGAGCATTGCCGGGCACCGACATACCGTCTGGAAAGACATCCTGGTCGAGCGCGCCGGATAGATAAATCGGTTCGTCATTCAAGAGAAAGTCGCCGTCGCGCGCCTCGATGCTGCGCATGCCGAACCGCATCGACAGCTCGTCACGAGCGCCGCGCTGGCTGAAGAGCTGAGCCCGCAGACGATAGACGTTGGGTGCGCCGATCCCCCACGGGCGTGGCGACGGCACGTCGAGGCTGGTCTCGCCGCCGTCGGCATCGGGAGGCACCGGGATCTCTTGCTCGGCGACCGCCTGTCCGCTCGGGTCGATGACGCGCAGCCGCAGACTGGCGGGCTCGTTGGCAGCGCGCACCGACCAGCTGACACGGACCCGGTGGTTTGGCAAATCGGGCCACACTTGCAGCCGCCGCAGCGCCGGTCGTGTCAGACATTCCATCTGGACCGATTGCCAGATGCCGCTCAGGCTCGTGTACCAGGTCTGCTTGCCGTGGGGGACCTCGGCCATCGGCAGCGCCGCCTGCCCCGAGACGACGACCTGGTCAAGCGGCAGCGTCGGGTAGTCGCGCAGCGCATTCAGCGGGCTGCTGACCCGGACCACCAGCTGGTTCTCGACCCCATGGTGGAGGGCCCCCGTGATGTCGATTTCAAACGGCGTATAGCCGCCTTCGTGGTCCCCGACCAGGATCCCGTTAAGCCAGATTCGCGCCATTAGCATCACGGCTCCGAACGTGATCAGAACCGTGCCACCCGTCCAGTCGGCGGGGATCTCGACGTTGCGCCGATACCAGCCGGTCACGATCCCGAAGCGACCGGGCAGCTGCGCCTCCCATGAGCCGGGCACGCTGATCGGCACGCCAGCCGGCAGCTGGTCGATGGTATGGGTCTCGCGCGGATCCGCAACGAACGCCCAGATCCCATCGAGATCCAGCACTTGCCGGCCCCAGGCGGCTGTCGGTCGCACCGTCATCCGATATATTCCAACACTCGGTGCACTACCGAAACCCGGTTTGGCCGGAGTACATGGCCGACCCGTTCATCCTCAGCTTCAGCTACCGAGGCAGCTACTACGCCTACGGGACGGGAAGCACCAATGTGATTATTCGTCCTGTCGCTGGGGTTGGCGCTCTAGCCGGGTTGGTCTTGGCCGCAAGCGCATTACTGCTCTTGTCTCGGTGAGCAATATTGAGCTCAGCGTCAGGAAGAGACCTGCGCTGCTAATAGTCAGATTCCGACCGAGGCGTGACCGGCGGCCCGTGCGAGTGGTCCACACGTGAAAGTAAAGTGCCAAACACGCGGCGTTGGCGATGAGAGCTGCGAGGAGCAAGAAGTACACGAATCGATCCATGTTGGGATCATCTCACCGAGCCTGCGGTTCGGGCTAGTTGGTGCCTCAGGCTGGCCTGCTTAGACGCGGGTGACGGGAGCGCCAGCCGCTATTTTCGGATAAGCCTTCCGGGCCTGCGAGTGACTGATCGACGAGCTGAAGAGGATCGTGCCGATCTCGAAGAAAGAGACCTACACCGAAGGCGAGGCCTGGCTCGACGATCGCACCTAATGGACTGCGGGGTGGTAAATACCAGTGTTTCGTAGCGTCCTGAAGTTCGCCTTTCTGTTGTTAGTTGTGACGGTACTTCCGGAAGTCCTCCTTATTCACATCCTCCCGACCACGTGGACGGTATGCCATCGTCGGCGTCGGCACGCTCGTGGGCTTGGCTTTGAGCTGTTTTATTGCCAGCCGCCTGGGATGGTTGACGGTCGGCAGGGGATGATTGTCGGGCGGGCTATTCCGACCCTATCTGGTCCAGCGCGCTTGGAGCGGCGGGTCCCAACAACACAAGAAATGGGCCAATTCGTGGGCCTGGACCTCACCGTTTTCAGCGATCCCCCGTGGGGCATCGCGCCACTTGCATTTCATCAGCTCAGTCCCGATCGTTTCACACGGACCCTTCTGGCGGCAAGCCATGCTTA contains:
- a CDS encoding ABC transporter ATP-binding protein; the encoded protein is MPVQGMVTTPPDQPRAARTSLAASVLEAQGLRHAYGRRTVLDGLSFAIAPGTLVGIVGENGSGKSTLLRILAGELRPTGGAVIRHAPLGYCPQRPVLNEALTVDQHLAYFAAAYDTLDLGYADELIARLGFSEYRATAVRALSGGTSQKLNLTLALMQRPPVLLLDEPYQGFDWETYLCFWELVGDLTKEGRSIVVVSHLLFERERFDRILRLRSGRVQEDRP
- a CDS encoding glycoside hydrolase family 2 TIM barrel-domain containing protein, with protein sequence MTVRPTAAWGRQVLDLDGIWAFVADPRETHTIDQLPAGVPISVPGSWEAQLPGRFGIVTGWYRRNVEIPADWTGGTVLITFGAVMLMARIWLNGILVGDHEGGYTPFEIDITGALHHGVENQLVVRVSSPLNALRDYPTLPLDQVVVSGQAALPMAEVPHGKQTWYTSLSGIWQSVQMECLTRPALRRLQVWPDLPNHRVRVSWSVRAANEPASLRLRVIDPSGQAVAEQEIPVPPDADGGETSLDVPSPRPWGIGAPNVYRLRAQLFSQRGARDELSMRFGMRSIEARDGDFLLNDEPIYLSGALDQDVFPDGMSVPGNAQAYYREQFQRVKEMGLNLVRCHIKVPDPAYLDAADEAGVLLWCELPSWSRFSTAAASRGKATLQAMVEAMAHHPSIVIWTIINEDWGTRLQEEARDRRWLLEMYDWLKQLDPTRLVVDNSACDTSAKPNFHLATDIADFHAYSSMPDGAVRWRNLVGDMVRRPAWLWSPYGDARPRGDEPLMMSEFGNWGLPDISRMRDADGTAPWWFETGRQLCRPGGVEQRFHDLGLGRIWRDWPALAAATQWRQFEALQYEIGELRRHPEIRGHVITELTDAYWEANGLLDLARGRKVFHDRLAELNGPTVLIADLPRRDYWGGDEVTCEIVVASPATHQSGLQVTWTLTLDGGHRVDGVLPIASLAARTHHSVRLRVSLPEVAGETGANLGLSCVDAQGSAVARGSWSLAVLPSSRKRTGASRHIAIEDPLGIWKLDERLRELGHQRVARDGARLLITTELTAEAREFADGGGRVLLLVRSRAAVPGGVALEREVRIWPRRMSDPDCDPPNPWEGDWISTFNWILPGRFPDLPERNPLDFAYQEVIPDHVLRGYQPLRHADEVPAGVFVAWLHAPAALLWTFRQGRGEMTITTLKLSPECGPVATVLLEDLIQGEGS